Genomic segment of Pochonia chlamydosporia 170 chromosome 1, whole genome shotgun sequence:
CCGATTAGCAAGCGATGGCTTGCGGACGACTACGTGCACTGGAAGTCGGTGCCTGGACTGAACGAGGAGAGGGATGAGGACAGCGACGACatggacgaagaggatgacgatgacgagcagctggaggagcagaCGGCGACAGACAGCGACGGTGATGGGTATCAGTTGTGAGGCTGACGAGCTGTGAGAGTATCAAGGTCCAGAAGCgcttctcttttctttttgggtATACGGTAGTGCTTTGTCTGatggagggatggatggatggatggtctgTACCTTTTGAACTGAATTTAGCATAAGCGAGGAGTTGGGAATATGTCATTACAAGTAGGGAGGCGCAGTAGAAGGCTTTATGGGTGTCACGGTTTTGGTACATAAGATAAATAGTAAGCTACACTTATCAGCCAAATATGACTTAGCAtcaaacaacattgaaggcctGTACATGCCGAGTATCGCCCTACAACAATGtattgaaccagacagcagCCCACCTGTATGGACCAATACCGCGACATCCAGTGAGCCTTCTACTGTATATACTAAGTACCCGGGCTGATttacagtctggtacaatATCAAAAACCATGTCTCATTTGGAACTTGGCGCTGCAATACCCAGTGAAATGCACCATCTGTGCGTGTAGTTGGTAattgtgtacggagtacaacaAAAGTCAGTCAAAGAATATGTATGCATGCTCAGGCCGTGCAATGCGTGGCAAGCCAAATGACATGAGTTGTCTCTGGTGCAGCGTTGCCAAATGCGGAGGCACCGGAAGGCTGAACTGAGCTGGGGAAACATGGCAGTAAGATCGGCGGCGCATCAACGACCGACTCAAAACGGCACTGGGAGAGGGCAAAAGCTGACGTGAATTTGAGAGTGACcgccacaccagaccagacgaaaTACTCCGCATCTGACGGGTCAAAATTCACACCAGCCATTCCACGAGCCGCGACGGCGCATTCAGAGCGGTGCTCGCTGAGTCGAATTGATCTGAGAAATATCACTTGCATCATATCCGCATTTGGGAGGAAGGAATCATCATTACTGGGCATTGGGTTTCACTACGCATAATCACCAATTGATACGGATCGTCTCGCTCTCACTCAGGCAGGTGATatgcatcatggccgacgacGCTGACAGACCGTCCTTCACATCCTTctggaagaagggcaagcaGAAGCTCCGTGGTAAGACGTCGGGACGGCCAGACGAGCCACAGGTAGATGTAGAGGGAGCGACGGAAACGAGTAAGTCCCGtgtcatccatccatccatgatTCCATACCTACGTATCGCGACATGATTTGTCACGGCATGGAATCACAAACACCCTTACTCCATCATATATCAATGCCACCCCTTTCCCGCAAAGAATCAGCATATCCAACAAATCTTCACAATGCCTCTCTTCACAAAACTCTCCTTCCCCAAGGTCTCAAAACCTAACtccaaaccagacgccagcACACAAAAGGAAAAAGCCCAACTACGACGCGCCCAAGTCCGCCGCGCGCAGATCCAGCACCGCCAACGCAAGGCAAACTACATCAAGCAACTAGAACTAGATGTCTCGGAGCTACGAGACCTGCTCTCCCTGACAGAGAAGGAAACCGCCGCGCTGTTCAAGGAGAATTTCCTGATCCGAGAGGCGCTCGAGAATGCGGGCGTGAGTTCCTCGGGTGCGGTAAAGTCCCCGGAACAGGCGCTGGAGCAGATGGCGCTTGAGCCGCAGGAGGAATCGCCAGAGCTGTTTGGCGatattgacattgatgacTTGACGGTCACGTTGAGCGTGGATAGTGCGCTTGGCGGGCCGTGTTTCTATATTAGTTCGAATTCGGGCTCGTCTGTCAGCGAGACGCCTGCCCGGATGATAGGCGGCGTTGCGTTGACGtgggagcaggagcagcGGGCAGTCAACTTTATCCTCGGGTGCGTTTTCACTCCTCGTTTCAGGATACAAGTATTAACGATTTTAGACTCGAGCACTGCTGCTGGAATCACTTCTCCATGGGCGACTTCCACCTGCACGACCCGGAGCTCACGTCCGAAGCAGAAAAGGGACACACCCTCATGGCAACGGCGTACTGCATGGCCAGCGCCCCGGACTCCATCTACACTGACCGTTCTGCCCTGGACACCAAGAGCAAAAAGGCACCTTCTTTCCAGTGGGGAGCCTCGGGCATCACCCTGGATTCCTTGCACGGGCTAGCTGCGTCGTTGAACCCGGGGGATTTGGAAGTCACGCCTGTTCAAGCGTGGTTTGAGCTGGCGAGCCGGTACCCCGTGGAGGTGCTGATGGGGGGTACCGTGCTGGATATGCTGCAGAGGGAGTTTAACGGCGTGGTCAAGTGTGTCATGTATGGGGCTGTGATTGAGCGGTTGGCGTTTGAGAGTATTATTGCGAGGGTGTTGGGGCCTTCGGAGGGCTCGCTGTGGGgttgattttttttttatggTACGCTGGGATGAATGGTGTGGTTTTGGATACTTTGAAAACATGGAGTTGGGAGGCTTTTAGTCTAATTTTACGTTATTGGTTGTGATGTTGGCGTGGTGTAGATGCGTCGAATGTGATTTGGAATCATGATGTGGAATCGACATGGCGCCATCCATGGCTTACACCTCACCTCCTCAACACAGTGTCAGGTACAACACACTTAATCATCAACCAGCATGTAAGACAATACCATCTAGTGTATTTTTCTTATTCATCGGCTCCGCTTCTATCGCTCGACATGAATTACTCGCACTACAGCGCCCGCACCATGGTCTTTTCGTCAAACAAATCCTTCAACAACGCCTGAATACACGCCTCGCTATCCAGCGATCCCATGGCATACGTAGACTCAAACGCATAAATGCTCAACTGTCCAAAGAATGGGCGTAATATCTTGGCCACCAGCTCATCTTTCCTCTCCagaccaacatcatcattaaTGCCTCCTAGTCCCAGGAGCGGTCGTCTATTCGGCCCGCTTGCCGCGACTTGGGCTTCGCTGTCACTTTGCAATGTCGAGTGTGtaccaaggctgccgagtTCTTCCGAGAGTTCGTCCACCAGTGCAATGGGTTGGTACGTAGATGAGCGGTAGACCGCCTCAATGGTGTCGGTGATGAAGAGCCACTCGTGGAGTTGGAAGTCATCTGGGGCGATGCAGATGAGCAGGTCCAGCAATTTGCATGCTTGTAGAATCCCTGTGTTGAGATACATGTCCGATGCGGCGCTGTGGTCTGGCGCGACGACGGATGAGATGGCGGCGTGCATCTCCGCGTTGACAACGGGCCAGCACATGGCGAGATGGATGGGGCTCGTCTTCAAGACTAGTGCTCGGATAACCATGTACACGTCGGCTCGAGTAGTCGACGATGGGgacgatgtcgatgttgcTGCCAGTAGTTCAACCAGTTTGTCGAAAATGGTGGCGAGCTCTGCAACAAAGGCATCATCTGCAGCGGCCAGCACCAACGTCGCTATTCGTCGCAAGTTGAGCTGCGTCCTCCGGTCCGCCTCCAGTCTGGCCGACGTTGCGCCCACGCCAAATACGATGCCAGCCGTAGTCGGGGCACTGATGCGAGCAACAATTTCCGGCATCCGCTCTTTGTCCGTAAGAACCCACTGCTTCAGCAACGGAAGCCATCCATCCTTGACAAGAGTCTGACTCATTCCAAAGAAACGATTGTCGTTGAATGCGTCCCCAACATCCTTCTTCCACGTCTTCTGGTTGTTTTGCAATTTCGAGAGCTCATGGAACAACCTCAGAGTATTTGAATTGACGGTGTCCGGGAAGGACTTGGAACGCAATGTTGGTCCGACCACATTGGTAGAAATAGTACTGGCGGCTGAGAGCACACGGTCAGGCTCAAGTAGAATCTTGGGCAGATTTGGCACAACAGATGCCAATACGGACACGACATCCTCAGGTCCGTCTCCCaaggctccatgtcgtcgtGAGCCACCCGTCTTGGACTTTTCTGGGGTGTTTGTCAGGCTACTAGATTCCGTAAAGGTTAACGGCCGAGTTGTGAACAGAGCCGCCAGCAGTCGCAAGAAAATGTCCTATAGCTGTGTCAGTAACTGTTTCTTTTGCTCTCCACATACACAACCTTGATATTTGCGACTTACTCCCAATTCTCGACGCATCCGCCTCTGCTCTCCAAAGTTTGTGTTGTCAACCTTTTCGCCTAGAATTCCTGCAAACTCCAACAGACTTGGCAATGTTTGACGGTGCGGGAACGGGTTGCCGAGAAGATCCTTGAGGAAAATCATGCAATCTTGCCAGATCTCATCCATGGCGTCGTCATCTAAAGACTTGCTATACTCGACAAGGAAACAAACAAGATCGGAATCTTGTAGTGAAATTGTTAGTGTGGACTTGCGGGAGGGATCGAGAGCATTGGGATTCGTCCGGCTGTAGATTGCGTTGAACAGCGCCGGGATGGAGTGTCTTGGCCGACATGCGTCAAGGGATGATAAAAAgttgaagacttggatcTGCTCGGTTTCGCTCTCCGAAGATCGCCAGATGTCAATAATTGTCTCTAAACATTCCAAAATCTCGGCGGTGAAGAGGTGCTCCATTAGTCTGCGGGCTCGGTTCCTCATACGTAAAGATGTGTATCCAAATGATGCCGAGGAAACGGCATCCTGTTTCTTGGATTCGTCACCTTGGCCCCATGACCATATCATGTAACAGATACGCATTGCATCCTGGAAAGCGAGATGAACCGTTAAGCGGTCGTTGGCCGTGGCACTTCGTGACTGAGGCCCCTCTGACTGGAAGACGCCAGATACCATGCTTCCGAATAGCGAAGATGGCTGCTCTGGACCCTTCACCAGCTGAGCTCGGGCCTCCTCAGCAAGTAATTGATCAtgcgccaatgccaagacttGTTCCAATCCATTGAGAAGGTAGATTAAAGTTGACTCTGGTGTGTTTCCTGTAGACCTTGCTGTACTGGTTTCGCAAAGGAATGTGTCGCGGAGGCCCGCAAACGTTAATCCAATATGCTTGCACAAGGTCTCAACCAGGGGTATAACAGTCTGAAATATGCTATGGGAGTAGAGTGCAATAATCTCGCCCAAGAATGATACCCAGCTATCAAGAACCGACTGGCTATTCGGCGAGCTCAGTCCAGCTTGTAAGCATTTGAGCAAAGCTGGGGGCATTGGCATCGGAGGTATTGGTCTGCTCTCACTTAGTGAAAGTGACGAACGGCCCATTCTAGAATTGTCTGCGCTTGTTGGCCGCTTCTCCGAAACTTGAGCAGGCTGAGCCTCCTGTAGTGCCATGTCCCTAAGCTTCAGCGTATCATACACCACGTCCAGCAGTAATACTTGAACGAAGGGGTCGGGAGTATTGATCGATTTCGACAGTTTGTCAATGAGAATATGATCCAGTTCAAGATGAGACAGAGGCCCGGCATATCGACTGAGGAAAAACTGATGGAGTATGGTCAATGCATATCGATGCAGTTGAGATACTCGTTCCTCCAACTCAGGACTAGCAGTGGACGGACATTCACCCACCACACAATTCATACACACACGAACGAAAAACTCTTGAAGAGTcatctcgtcttcctccGCTCCGGCTGCACACGGTTAGCAGATGCGATGTCGAATGGCCAAAAAGCCATCACTTACCCCTGATATGTGCCGTGTCGTCACTAAATGCAACATGTTTAGACGCCAGAACGGCTCGACACATGTCACCGGAGCTCTTGAGGACATTGTGCAGTGTTCGTATATAGTAGAGACACAGATCCAAGTCGTCATCTTCCGTGAAGGTCGCGGGTTGAGAGTCAACTTTCTCACCAGCCCGATGGGTTGAAACAACACGTAGGAATGGCAGCTGGGCCAACTTTATTGCAAATACGAGGAAGAGCCTAGAGTTATTAGTTTGCAATTAGAGGTGAATAAAATAGTAAGGAAACGTTTTACCTGTCAATCCCAATCATGCTGTTCAGCCACGATTTGACAACCATGAAT
This window contains:
- a CDS encoding alanine racemase (similar to Metarhizium robertsii ARSEF 23 XP_007820571.2), encoding MADDADRPSFTSFWKKGKQKLRGKTSGRPDEPQVDVEGATETNASTQKEKAQLRRAQVRRAQIQHRQRKANYIKQLELDVSELRDLLSLTEKETAALFKENFLIREALENAGVSSSGAVKSPEQALEQMALEPQEESPELFGDIDIDDLTVTLSVDSALGGPCFYISSNSGSSVSETPARMIGGVALTWEQEQRAVNFILGLEHCCWNHFSMGDFHLHDPELTSEAEKGHTLMATAYCMASAPDSIYTDRSALDTKSKKAPSFQWGASGITLDSLHGLAASLNPGDLEVTPVQAWFELASRYPVEVLMGGTVLDMLQREFNGVVKCVMYGAVIERLAFESIIARVLGPSEGSLWG
- a CDS encoding protein dopey (similar to Aspergillus terreus NIH2624 XP_001215180.1); the encoded protein is MALDPGSGAIAGSPESSGRDSPIPRQWRNQLGEEEAPIKDKAYRRYASGVEKTLALFETALEEWADYISFLNKLLKALQARPPSVHSVPTKALIAKRLSQCLNPALPSGVHQKALELYSYIFTTIGTDGLSRDLPLYLPGLAPTLSFASLSVRSPYLDILETHFLDLDPRSLRPAMKSIILALLPGLEDETSEDFDRTLNLVARFKEAIRPRESQVLGDHHASGDDFFWQCFFLATITSHSRRSGALAYLVRYLPSLGASTSSEPGEGDITTKLHAIVTSPEPGLLVRCFASGLGDEQLLIQRGFLDLLVSHLPLNSNVLQSRVKPADLELLVRAAVGVVTRRDMSLNRRLWAWLLGPEPTVHDGDHNEQNQAYMSSRTNYFEDYGLQPLTKALLRMIRGASRGSSAERARPYRICLSLMDRWEIGGLVVPEVFMPVVDSVRKFQAQAASKSDFVEVLRSASVFFDGIESGLIYSEIVGLLALAIGPGNLTATDRMDKLALVNFIVSNFNVREEEMVTIHAPLTCLAALFMLEDSKDRKAKTTLTDLESEKLCEQVLGVVVSLLELVPERAFPQHPEENGDKKDMSALLSVPNVELLKKIKTFYVHEQGNLESSRPPFTAVESGELLLEKAVKYICDDSKESPVDDIATRVRILSLILSKTPATYHFDAKQLLSYLHGKLAKAQPMLFSHFSSMVQLSTQLHAAKRIDDTQLSDLVGPLVRHAWSYLSASEPKYHVETVRCLWQLQTALSLTGRDVEAAIAGILTKPLPGSRKSCCSAENGQTFGVLWSHTLQDTSAERRGSKSQALDQRQAPRLSGTDHYPVMLTQPMFLVLDSLLDDRTQSFMVVKSWLNSMIGIDRLFLVFAIKLAQLPFLRVVSTHRAGEKVDSQPATFTEDDDLDLCLYYIRTLHNVLKSSGDMCRAVLASKHVAFSDDTAHIRAGAEEDEMTLQEFFVRVCMNCVVGECPSTASPELEERVSQLHRYALTILHQFFLSRYAGPLSHLELDHILIDKLSKSINTPDPFVQVLLLDVVYDTLKLRDMALQEAQPAQVSEKRPTSADNSRMGRSSLSLSESRPIPPMPMPPALLKCLQAGLSSPNSQSVLDSWVSFLGEIIALYSHSIFQTVIPLVETLCKHIGLTFAGLRDTFLCETSTARSTGNTPESTLIYLLNGLEQVLALAHDQLLAEEARAQLVKGPEQPSSLFGSMVSGVFQSEGPQSRSATANDRLTVHLAFQDAMRICYMIWSWGQGDESKKQDAVSSASFGYTSLRMRNRARRLMEHLFTAEILECLETIIDIWRSSESETEQIQVFNFLSSLDACRPRHSIPALFNAIYSRTNPNALDPSRKSTLTISLQDSDLVCFLVEYSKSLDDDAMDEIWQDCMIFLKDLLGNPFPHRQTLPSLLEFAGILGEKVDNTNFGEQRRMRRELGDIFLRLLAALFTTRPLTFTESSSLTNTPEKSKTGGSRRHGALGDGPEDVVSVLASVVPNLPKILLEPDRVLSAASTISTNVVGPTLRSKSFPDTVNSNTLRLFHELSKLQNNQKTWKKDVGDAFNDNRFFGMSQTLVKDGWLPLLKQWVLTDKERMPEIVARISAPTTAGIVFGVGATSARLEADRRTQLNLRRIATLVLAAADDAFVAELATIFDKLVELLAATSTSSPSSTTRADVYMVIRALVLKTSPIHLAMCWPVVNAEMHAAISSVVAPDHSAASDMYLNTGILQACKLLDLLICIAPDDFQLHEWLFITDTIEAVYRSSTYQPIALVDELSEELGSLGTHSTLQSDSEAQVAASGPNRRPLLGLGGINDDVGLERKDELVAKILRPFFGQLSIYAFESTYAMGSLDSEACIQALLKDLFDEKTMVRAL